The segment AATGCATGAAGTGAAAAATGTATTTGTAACAGATGGATCTTGTATGCCATCGATTGCTTGTCAAAATCCTTCGCTGACTTTTATGGCCTTAACAGCCAGAGCAGCAGATTTTGCAGTAAGTGAACTAAAAAAAGGTAATCTTTAATGAACGGTAAAATAAGAATGGGGATGATCGGTGGCGGTAAAAATGCTTTTATAGGCGCCGTCCACCGTATTGCAGCCAATATAGATGGTCAGATAGAACTGGTTTGCGGAGCTTTAAGTTCCAATCCTGAAACCGCTAAGGAATCAGGTGAATTATTGTTCCTGGCAGCAGATAGAAATTACGGGACTTACCAGGAGATGATCGAAAAAGAGAGTCTCCTGCCTGCAACTACACGAATGCATTTTGTAACCATTGTTACGCCAAATTTTGCACATTTCGCACCTGCAATGATGGCATTGGAACATGGTTTCCACGTGGTTATTGACAAGCCGATCAGTTTAACACTGGCAGAGGCTAAACTACTCAGGGCTAAAGTATTGGAAACAGGTTTGACTTTAGCGCTGACCTATACCTATTCTGGTTATCCGATGGTTAAACAGGCGCGCCAGATGGTAAAGGATAATGCTTTCGGGAAAATCAGAAAAATCCTGGTAGAGTATCCTCAGGGCTGGTTAAGTTTACCTTCTGAACGCGATGGCAATAAACAGTCTGCGTGGAGAACCGATCCTTCGAAAAGCGGGATCAGTGGCTGTATGGGTGACATCGGAACACATGCTGCACAGCTTGCCGAATATATTTCAGGTCTGGAGATTACAAAAATCTGTGCAGATCTGAATATTATGGTAGATGGCCGCGCGCTTGATGATGATGGAAACGTATTGCTGAAGTTCGACAATGGTGCGAATGGAGTTTTAGTGGCTTCACAGATTGCTGCGGGAGAGGAAAATGCATTAAAGATTAAAGTTTACGGGGAAAAAGGGAGCCTGGAATGGCACCAGGAAGAACCGAATACGCTGAAAGTAAAATGGCTGGATGCACCTGCTCAACTCTATCGTTCGGGACAAGGTTATTTAACCCCGGCGGCACAATTTAATGCAAGAACACCAGCCGGGCACCCTGAAGGTTATCTGGAAGCTTTTGCGAACATTTACCGAAATTTCGCGTTAACTTTAAAAGCAAAGCTGCAAGGTGAAACCCCTACTCCGGAGATGTTAGATTTCCCTGGTGTAGAGGATGGTGTACGTGGAATGGCATTTATAGAAAATGTAGTAGCCTCAGGGCTGTCAGATCAGAAATGGTTTGATTTTAAAATATAAATAACGATGACAACAATCAAAGGACCAGCAGTTTTTTTAGCCCAGTTTATTGGAGACCAGGCCCCGTTCAATTCCCTTGACGGGATTTGTCAATGGGCAGCAGATTTAGGGTTTAAAGGTATACAAATGCCTACCCTGGACAACAGATTTATTGATTTGCAGCAAGCAGCAGAAAGTAAAACCTATGCGGACGAACTGAAAGGAAAAATCAATTCATACGGTCTGGAAATCACAGAACTTTCTACACATATTCAAGGTCAGTTAGTCGCAGTTAATCCTGCTTATGATAAGGTATTTGATGGTTTTGCACCAGCTGCTTACCAGAATAACCCTGTGGCCAGAACAGAGTGGGCAGTACAGCAGCTGAAATATGCAGCCAAAGCTTCCCAGAATCTTGGTTTGAATGCACATGCTACTTTTAGTGGTTCACTTTTATGGCATATGTTTCATCCATGGCCGCAAAGACCAGAAGGATTAGTCGAGGAAGGTTTTAAGGAACTTGCCCGCCGCTGGTTACCGATACTAAATGAATTTGATACTTGTGGTGTAGATGTTTGTTATGAGATCCACCCTGGTGAAGATTTATTTGACGGGATAACGTATGAGATGTTTTTAGAGCAGGTAAATTTCCATCCGAGAGCATGTTTATTATATGATCCGTCACACTTTGTATTACAACAACTGGATTACATCCAATATATTGATCTTTATCATGAAAGAATTAAAGCTTTCCATGTAAAGGATGCAGAATTTAACGCGACTGGCAGACAAGGTACTTTTGGCGGTTACCAAAGCTGGGCAAACCGCGCAGGCCGTTACCGTTCTCCGGGAGATGGACAGGTAGATTTCAAAACTATCTTCAGTAAGCTGGCACAGTATGATTTTAAAGGCTGGGCAGTAATGGAATGGGAATGCTGTATTAAAGATTCTGAGACTGGCGCAAGAGAAGGTGTTGAGTTTATTAAAAACCACATCATTCCGGTCACAACCAGAGCATTTGATGATTTCGCTGCGACAGGTGCAGATTCAGAATTCAACAAACAAATATTAGGTATAAAATAAATAGTAAACACAAAAACACACACAATGAAAAAGACACTGTTAATTTTGGGATGTATTAGTTTAGCAATAGCATCTTGCGGAAATCCGGGATCTACTACTGAAGGATCAACTACAGCAGCTTCAACAGATACTGAAACTACGGTAAAAGCACAAACTCCATCAGAAATGTTGCCTGGTGAAAAACTAATAGCTACAGCAGATTGTATCGGCTGCCATAACAAAACTCAAAAGGTAATCGGGCCTGCCTATGTAGATATCGCAGCAAAATATCCTTCAAGCGAAGAAAACATCAATAAATTAGCTGATGTAGTGATTGCAGGAAGTAAAGGAACATGGGGTGATCTGCCAATGACTCCTCACCCTAACTTAAGCAAAGAGGACGCTAAACAAATGGTGACCTGGATCTTGTCACTGAAAAAATAAGTTCTCCGGAACACCAACATACCCCTATCTAACCAAATAGTATTAAGCATGGAAAAAACCAACAAAGAGATAGACGCGTCTAACAGGCGTTCATTTCTTAAGACAACAGCAATAGCCGCAGCTTCATTTATGATTGTGCCCCGTCATGTACTGGGCGGCAATGGATTTATAGCACCGAGTGACAGATTAATAGTAGCAGGAGTTGGTGCAGGTGGGAAAGGTGGTTCGGATATTGCAAATTTTGCCAAAAGCGGAAAAGCAGATATCGGATTCTTATGTGATGTAGATACAAACAGAGCTGCGGGATCAGTGAAAAGCTTCCCTAAAGCTAAGTTTTATAAAGACTGGCGCGAGTTACTGGATAAAGAACATAAAAACTTTGATGCGGTTAGTGTTTCTACACCAGACCATAGTCATGCTATGATTGCCCTTGCAGCAATGCAGCTGGGTAAACATGTTTATGTTCAAAAACCACTGACTCATGATATTTATGAAGCCAGAAAGTTAACTGAAGCAGCCAAAAAATATAAAGTGGTTACACAAATGGGTAACCAGGGCGCATCAAATGATGGCCCCCGTCAAATGAAGGAATGGTATGATGCAGGCCTGATTGGGGATGTACATACTGTTTATGCGTGGACAGACCGTCCGGTATGGCCGCAAGGTATTCCATGGTCTGCAAATAAAGCGGACATTCCTAAAAACCTGGATTGGGATTTATGGCTGAACAGTGCTCCTTACAAGGATTACGTAGAAAAGCTTGTTCCTTTTAACTGGAGAGGCTGGTGGGATTATGGAACTGGTGCATTAGGAGATATGGGTTGCCATTTGCTGGAAGCTCCTTTTAGTGTGCTTGGTTTAAAATATGCTGCTGAGGTTGAAGCCAGTGTGGGTTCTGTTTATGTGGATGAATTTAAACGTGGTTATTTCCCGGATAGTTGCCCGCCTTCAAGTCATGTGACGTTAAAATTCCCTAAAACCGCTAAGACTCAGGGTGATGTTACTGTACATTGGATGGATGGTGGTATTCAGCCAACGCGTCCGGAAGAACTGGAAGCGAATGAAGTATTTGGTGACGGTGGTAACGGAACGTTATTTATCGGAACAAAAGGAAAAATGATGAGTGAAACTTATAGTGCAAATCCTCGTCTTTTACCATTGAGCCGCAATAAAGACATTAAAGTTCCTGAGAAATTTGCCCGTGTACCGAATGGTGCAGAAGGTCATTATGCGCAATGGGTTGAGGCTTGTATCGCTGGTCATGGCAAAAAAGAGCTGAGTTCTCCGTTCGAAATTGCAGGCCCGCTTACTGAAGCTTTATTAATGGCTAATCTTGCCATCAGGGCAAATGATGTACAACGCAAAGATGCGAATGGAAAAATCAGTTATCCTGGCAGAAATATCAAACTGTTATGGGATAATGACAATATGAAAGTTACCAATTTTGATGCTGTAAACCAGTACGTCAAACGCGAATATCGCAAAGGATGGACACTGGGAGCTTAATTTTATCTAAAACAACTTATATGAAGACTTACGCGATTTCTGCGATACTGGTATTTACAATGATTGGCTTTAATGCACAAGCTCAAAGTTCAAAAAAAGGGTTTACTTCTTTGTTTGATGGAAAAACAACTAAGGGATGGCATAGCTATGGCAAAACTTCTGTCGGAAAAGGATGGAAAGTTGAAAATGGTGCGATACATCTTGATCCTAAGTCTAAACAAAAAGATGATGGTGATTTAGTAACGGATAAAGAATATGCAAACTTCCATTTGAAAATTGACTGGAAAGTGGCTCCTAAATCTAATAGTGGTATTTTATTCCATATCAACGAAAATCCGGAGAAATACAATCAAACTTACAGTACTGGTCCTGAAATGCAGGTAATTGATAATGATGGTCACCCTGATGGAAAGATTATCAAACACCGTGCAGGTGATTTGTACGACCTGGTAAAAAGCAGTTCAGAACCTGTTAAACCAGTGGGGCAATGGAATACTGCCGAAATTATTAGCAATAAAGGCAAATTAGAGTTTATATTGAATGGCGTAAAAACAGTTTCAACTACACAGTTCGATGAGAACTGGAAAGCACTGATCGCAGGAAGCAAGTTTGCTAAATGGGATGGTTTTGGAACCTTTACAAAAGGAAAAATTGCATTACAAGATCATGGGGACGAAGTTTGGTTCCGTAATATTATGATCAAAGAATTGTAAGTATATTAAATTCTGATACACCTTAAAAACATTTAAACTATATGATGAATATCAATACCCGTATTAAATTATCAACTATGATGTTCCTGGAGTTCTTTATCTGGGGTTCATGGTTTGTTACGCTGGGTACTTTCTTAGAAAAAAACCTGCACGCTACAGGTGCAGACTCAGCTGCTGTATTCTCTACGCAGTCGTGGGGAGCGATTATTGCCCCATTTATTATCGGACTGATTGCCGACAGATTCTTTAACGCTGAGAAAATTCTTGGTGTGCTGCATCTGATCGGAGCGGTATTAATGTACCAGATGTATACAGCTACGGACGTAAATGTATTCTATCCTTATGTTTTAGGTTATATGATCCTGTTCATGCCTACCCTGGCTTTAGTGAACTCGGTCTCATTTAACCAGATGAAAGATGCTGAAAAAGAGTTTTCAAATATCAGATTCTGGGGTACTATCGGATGGATTGTTGCCGGGTTATGTATCAGTTACCTGTTTGTTTGGGATTCTAAAGCCCATATGGACTCAGGTATGCTGAAAAACACGTTTGCAATGGCTGGGATAGCTTCTCTGGTTTTAGGTTTGTTTAGTTTTGCACTGCCAAAAACACCACCAAAAGTGGCTAAAGGGGAAAAAATCAAGATCTCGGATATTTTAGGTTTAGATGCCTTGAAGTTATTAAAGGATAAAAACTTTGCGATCTTCTTTGTATCGGCGATCTTAATCTGTATTCCTCTGGCTTTCTATTATCAGAATGCAAATCTTTTCTTATCTAATATTGGTGTAGAGGAACCTACTGGAAAAATGGCAATCGGGCAAGTATCAGAAGCCTTATTTCTTTTAATGATCCCTGTGTTCTTTAAAAGGTTCGGTTTTAAAGCAACTATCCTGGTCGGCATGATTGCATGGGCAGTTCGTTATGCTTTATTCGCTTATGGTAATGCTGGTGAATTAAGCTTTATGTTAATTATTGGTATTGCTTTACATGGTGTATGTTATGACTTCTTCTTTGTATCAGGTCAGATTTACACGAATTCAAGAGCTGGAGAAAAATATAAAAGTGCTGCTCAGGGTTTAATTACTCTGGCTACTTATGGTGTAGGGATGCTGATTGGCTTCAAAGTTGCTGGTATGATTACTGACAGCTATAAATTAGTTGATGGCTCTGTAGACTGGAAAATGGTCTGGATTATCCCTGCGGGAATTGCACTGGTTGTATTCTTACTTTTCACTCTTTTCTTTAATGAAAAGCGTAAAAGAGTTGTGGACACCCAATTTAACGAGGTTTAAGGATGGCAACCGGTCAAAGCCGCAGAAATGCACTGAAAACAATGATTACAGGTTCAGCAATTTTGGGACTGTCTTCTGCGATGCCATCCTATGCTGCGGAACGCGAATCAGACAATGCTCCTATAAAGAGTAACGCTCCTTTAAAAGGGAATGTAAACCATTCTGTTTGCCGCTGGTGTTTTAGTGATATTGAGTTGGACGAACTTTGTATCGCCGTTAAAGGAATGGGCTTGAAAGCAATAGACCTCGTGGGGCCTGCTGAATGGCCTGTTTTGAAGAAACATGGGTTGTATTCTTCGATGTGTAATGGCGCAGAGATTAATTTGACCGATGGCTGGAATGATAAAACGTTTCATCCTAAATTGATAGAGAATTATGCTAAAATGATTCCGCTGGTAGCAGAAGCTGGTTATAAAAACCTGATTTGTTTTAGCGGAAGCCGCAGAGGCAAAACTGATGAAGAAGGCTGGAATAATTGTGTGGAAGGATTAAAGCAGGTGATCGGGCTTGCTGAGAAACACAATGTAGTACTGGTGATGGAATTATTGAATAGTAAAGTTGATCATAAAGATTATCAGTGTGATCATACTGCATGGGGTGCTGAACTGGCTAAAAGACTGGGTTCAGAGAACTTTAAATTACTATACGACATTTATCATATGCAAATTGATGAAGGTGACGTTATTCATAACATCAGGACTTATCATCCGTATATTGCACATTACCATACTGCTGGTGTACCCGGCAGGAATGAAATAGATGATACGCAGGAGCTTTTTTATCCTGCAATCATCAAAGCTATCCTGGCAACAGGTTTTAAAGGATACATCGCACAGGAATTTATTCCTAAACAGAAGGATAAACTTCAGTCCTTAAGAAACGCGGTTAAAATTTGTGACTTATAAAGATTTAATTATGAACTCAAGAAGAAATTTCATCAAACAGGCGGGTTTAGCTGCGGCAGGTGCTGTGGTCTTACCCTCACTAACCTTTGCTGCTGCCCCGGCTAAAGTTGTTGGTTTACAACTATATTCATTAAGAGCACAGTTGCCGGCTGATGTAGCTGGAACCATTGCTAAAGTTGCAAAGGCTGGCTATAAAGAAGTAGAAACTTATGGTTATTCATTAAAAGATAAGTACTGGGGTTTAGATCCTAAAGCTTTTAAAACTTTACTATCAAATAATGGATTAACTGCACCAAGCGGACATTATGGAATGGATCATTTCATTTCAACTGGTAATGCAGATGAGCTTAAAAGTTATATCGAAGCAGCGAATACAATTGGCAGCAGTTATATCGTAGTTCCTTATTTAGGAGATAACCTGCGTAAAACAGAAGATGACTGGAAAAAAGTTGCAGCCAGATTAAATGAAGCTTCAGCGATCTGTAAAGCAAGCGGACTGGGCCTGGGTTACCATAACCATAACTTTGAGTTTGTAAAATACGGAGAAACTACGGGTTATGACATCCTTTTAAAAGAAACAGATCCAAAAGCTGTTAAGTTTGAAATGGACTTATACTGGGTTGTAAGATCAGGTAATGATCCGATCAAATTATTTACTGATCACCCGGGACGTTTCCCAATGTGGCATGTAAAGGATATGGACAAGGTTGACAATACGATTAATACAGAAGTAGGCTCTGGAAAGATTGACTTTAAGGCAATCTATAAAGGCGCTAAACTAGCAGGATTAAAACACCTGATTGTAGAACAGGAGAACTACAGCATTGATCCATATGTGAGTATTAAGCAAAGTGCAGATTACGTCAAAAAGTCAATCTTATAAATAATGTATTTAAAAGGCGGGCTTAAATAAGCCCGCCTTTTTTTGTGCAGTAAGCTAAGGAAAAAGCGAAGTTTTTTCCCATATTTGAAATATGATATATTATCATTAATAAACTTTAAATAAAATCATTAAAAATGAAAATTGCAGTTGTAGGTGCTACTGGTTTAGTAGGCACTGTTATGTTAAAAGTACTAGAAGAGCGTAATTTCCCGTTGACCGAACTAATTCCGGTTGCATCTGAGAAGAGTGTTGGTAAAGAAATCACATTTAAGGGTAAGAAGTTCAAGGTCGTTAACATGGAAACAGCAATTGCAATGAAACCTGATGTGGCTTTATTCTCTGCGGGTGGAAGTACTTCCTTAAAATATGCTCCTTTATTTGCAGAAGCAGGAACAACGGTAATTGATAATTCATCTGCATGGCGCATGGATCCATCTAAGAAACTGATTGTACCAGAGGTTAATGGACACGAATTATCAATTGATGATAAAATCATTGCTAACCCGAACTGTTCAACGATACAAATGGTAGTGGCTTTAAAACCATTACATGATAAATACAGAATTAAACGTGTAGTTGTTTCTACTTACCAGTCTGTTACCGGAACTGGTGTTAAAGCTGTGGAGCAAATGATGAATGAGCGTAAAGGTATTTTAGATGGCCCGATGGCTTATCCTCACCAGATCGACTTAAATGTTATTCCTCAGATTGATGTATTCGAAGAAAACGGATATACTAAAGAGGAAATGAAAATGATTAAAGAAACCCGTAAAATTATGGGCGACGATAGCATCCGCGTGACCGCAACAACGGTAAGGATCCCTGTAATGGGTGGTCACTCAGAATCTGTGAACATAGAGTTTGAGAGTGATTTTGATGTCGCTGAGATCAGGTCAATTTTAGAGAAAACAGAAGGTATTATTGTAGTGGATGATATTGCAAATCTTAAATACCCTATGCCAAAAGACGCACATGAAAAAGATGAGGTTTTTGTAGGTCGTATCAGAAGAGACGAATCTTTGCCAAACACTGTAAATATGTGGATTGTTGCGGATAACCTGCGTAAAGGTGCTGCAACGAATACAGTGCAGATTGCTGAATTTTTACTAAGAAAAGAACTGATCTGATCCGGTTCTTTAAAAATACAGGATGTGGTGTTAATCTGGCAAAATGCTGGAATAACACCACATTTTTTGTTATTAGTCTTTTGCTTTCCCGTTATTTGCAATAGATTTATCCGATACAGATGTTAAAAAAATCAATAGTATTCTTGTTTGTGCTTTCGCACAGTTTTTCTTTTGCACAGAGCCCTGTACAAAAGTTAACACAATCCTTTAATACATTATCAGAAGATAAGCAAGCAAAGTATGCGATTGCTTCCATCTGTGTTTTAGATGCCAAAACAGGAAAACAATTGTATGCAAAGAATGAAAACATCGGCCTTGCTACTGCTTCTACGCTAAAAACAATCACTTCAGCAACTGCATTCTCCATTTTAGGCAAAGATTTCCATTATCAAACTACGCTGGGCTATAGCGGGAGCATTAGTGCTGATGGCACCTTAAAGGGAGATTTGATGATCACAGGCGGCGGCGACCCTACCCTGGGTTCTCCCCGTTATGCAACCAGTAAAGAGAGTATTGTATTAGCGCAATGGGTAGCTGCAATCAAAGCAGCAGGTATTAAAAAAGTTGAGGGTAAAGTAATTGGTGATGATGGTGTCTGGGGTACGCAGTCTGCACCTGATGGCTGGATATGGCAGGATCTTGGTAATTATTATGGTGCCGGCACTTCTGCCCTAAGCTGGAGAGAAAATCAATTCGACATTAAACTCCGTCCGGGAAATCCGGTTTCAGTCCTTAAAACTGTTCCAGAAATGCCATACCTCACTATAGTTAACGAATTAAAACCAGGTATGGCAGGCAGTGGAGATCATGCTTATGCTTACCTCCCGCCGTTATCAAATATAGCTTACCTGAGGGGCACATGGGCAACAGATATACAAAAACAGGGCATTGCAGCAGCATTACCTGATCCGGCTTACGAAGCGGCATTTCGCCTGAAAGATACTTTAGCTAAAGCCGGGATACAGGTTACTGAAGCTCCGGTAACAAGCCGTCAGCTTTCCGCTGCTAAATTACCTTTACCAGCAATCAAGCAAAATCTGAGTACGATAACCTCTCCTGCTTTGCCTGAGATTGTTTACTGGTTAAATAAAAAAAGTATCAATTTATATGCTGAACATCTTTTAAGAACTATAGCCTGGAAATCGGGCGTTGCTGCTACGACAAGCAATGGTGCAGCCGCAGAGGTTAAATTCTGGGCAGCAAAAGGCTTTGACAAAAATGCTTTGAACATTATTGATGGCAGCGGGCTTTCACCAGCCACCAGGGTAACAACTTCGGCCATGGCCAATATCCTTTTCCAGGTACAACAGGAAAACTGGTTCCCGGATTTCTATAAATCTTTACCAGAATACAACGGAATGAAGTTAAAAAGTGGTACAATCAATGATGTTTCTGCATTTGCAGGCTATTATACAGCCGATAATGGCAGTAAATATGTAGTTGTGATTAATATTAACAATTATTCAGGCTCTGGAATCAATAGCAAACTGTTCAAAGTGCTGGATGCCCTTAAATAACAATATTTTCTCCACAGAAACCCCGTATTTATCCACAAATTGCTAAATTGCAACCTTTTACCAATTTCACAAGCACAAGCCCCTCTTCATTTTATGAATAAATTCTTACCTTTTATATGCTGCCTTCTTTTTTACACAAGCACATATAGTCAACAAATGGGATCCGGAACTTCTACTTCTTCAGTTATAGATAGCAATACTAATTTCACCAGCAGACCACCTGAGTTTTCAATAATTCCTGAGCCGGTTTCTTTGTTAAAGACCAATGGTTCTTTCACTTTACCAGATAAAGTAGTTGTTTTAGCTACTCCGGAGATGAAATTCGTAGTGGATTACCTGAAGGAAAAACTATCCGTTCCTACGGGTAAGTTTGTTGCTGAATTTGCACATACACAGGCTACAGGAACAATCAGATTAGTACTCAATCCCAGACCAGATGCAACTTTAGGCAATGAAGGTTATCAGCTTTCGGTAACGCCAGCGATGATCGTCATTAAAGCGAATCAGGCTGCCGGACTGTTTTATGGTGTTCAAAGTTTATTACAGCTTTTCCCAAAAGAAATAGAATCCAAAGAGCTGGTTGAAGGGGTAACCTGGAAAATTCCGTGTGTAGAAGTTACTGACTATCCACGGGTAGCCTGGAGAGGGTTAATGTTTGATGTAGCCCGCCACTTTTTCACGAAACAAGAAGTAAAGCAATACATTGATGCAATGGTCCGCTATAAGTTTAACCTGCTTCATCTTCACCTGACCGATGATGAGGGCTGGAGACTGGAAATTAAAGGTTTGCCAAAATTAACTGAGGTAGGTGCATGGAATGTTAAAAAAGTAGGTGACTTCGGTACTTTCAGTACACCAGGAGCTGATGAACCCCGTACTTATGGTGGTTTTTATACGCAGGACGATGTGAGAGAACTGATTAAATATGCCAAAGACAGATTTG is part of the Pedobacter cryoconitis genome and harbors:
- a CDS encoding Gfo/Idh/MocA family protein gives rise to the protein MNGKIRMGMIGGGKNAFIGAVHRIAANIDGQIELVCGALSSNPETAKESGELLFLAADRNYGTYQEMIEKESLLPATTRMHFVTIVTPNFAHFAPAMMALEHGFHVVIDKPISLTLAEAKLLRAKVLETGLTLALTYTYSGYPMVKQARQMVKDNAFGKIRKILVEYPQGWLSLPSERDGNKQSAWRTDPSKSGISGCMGDIGTHAAQLAEYISGLEITKICADLNIMVDGRALDDDGNVLLKFDNGANGVLVASQIAAGEENALKIKVYGEKGSLEWHQEEPNTLKVKWLDAPAQLYRSGQGYLTPAAQFNARTPAGHPEGYLEAFANIYRNFALTLKAKLQGETPTPEMLDFPGVEDGVRGMAFIENVVASGLSDQKWFDFKI
- a CDS encoding sugar phosphate isomerase/epimerase family protein codes for the protein MTTIKGPAVFLAQFIGDQAPFNSLDGICQWAADLGFKGIQMPTLDNRFIDLQQAAESKTYADELKGKINSYGLEITELSTHIQGQLVAVNPAYDKVFDGFAPAAYQNNPVARTEWAVQQLKYAAKASQNLGLNAHATFSGSLLWHMFHPWPQRPEGLVEEGFKELARRWLPILNEFDTCGVDVCYEIHPGEDLFDGITYEMFLEQVNFHPRACLLYDPSHFVLQQLDYIQYIDLYHERIKAFHVKDAEFNATGRQGTFGGYQSWANRAGRYRSPGDGQVDFKTIFSKLAQYDFKGWAVMEWECCIKDSETGAREGVEFIKNHIIPVTTRAFDDFAATGADSEFNKQILGIK
- a CDS encoding c-type cytochrome, coding for MKKTLLILGCISLAIASCGNPGSTTEGSTTAASTDTETTVKAQTPSEMLPGEKLIATADCIGCHNKTQKVIGPAYVDIAAKYPSSEENINKLADVVIAGSKGTWGDLPMTPHPNLSKEDAKQMVTWILSLKK
- a CDS encoding Gfo/Idh/MocA family protein; this encodes MEKTNKEIDASNRRSFLKTTAIAAASFMIVPRHVLGGNGFIAPSDRLIVAGVGAGGKGGSDIANFAKSGKADIGFLCDVDTNRAAGSVKSFPKAKFYKDWRELLDKEHKNFDAVSVSTPDHSHAMIALAAMQLGKHVYVQKPLTHDIYEARKLTEAAKKYKVVTQMGNQGASNDGPRQMKEWYDAGLIGDVHTVYAWTDRPVWPQGIPWSANKADIPKNLDWDLWLNSAPYKDYVEKLVPFNWRGWWDYGTGALGDMGCHLLEAPFSVLGLKYAAEVEASVGSVYVDEFKRGYFPDSCPPSSHVTLKFPKTAKTQGDVTVHWMDGGIQPTRPEELEANEVFGDGGNGTLFIGTKGKMMSETYSANPRLLPLSRNKDIKVPEKFARVPNGAEGHYAQWVEACIAGHGKKELSSPFEIAGPLTEALLMANLAIRANDVQRKDANGKISYPGRNIKLLWDNDNMKVTNFDAVNQYVKREYRKGWTLGA
- a CDS encoding DUF1080 domain-containing protein, translating into MKTYAISAILVFTMIGFNAQAQSSKKGFTSLFDGKTTKGWHSYGKTSVGKGWKVENGAIHLDPKSKQKDDGDLVTDKEYANFHLKIDWKVAPKSNSGILFHINENPEKYNQTYSTGPEMQVIDNDGHPDGKIIKHRAGDLYDLVKSSSEPVKPVGQWNTAEIISNKGKLEFILNGVKTVSTTQFDENWKALIAGSKFAKWDGFGTFTKGKIALQDHGDEVWFRNIMIKEL
- a CDS encoding nucleoside permease translates to MNINTRIKLSTMMFLEFFIWGSWFVTLGTFLEKNLHATGADSAAVFSTQSWGAIIAPFIIGLIADRFFNAEKILGVLHLIGAVLMYQMYTATDVNVFYPYVLGYMILFMPTLALVNSVSFNQMKDAEKEFSNIRFWGTIGWIVAGLCISYLFVWDSKAHMDSGMLKNTFAMAGIASLVLGLFSFALPKTPPKVAKGEKIKISDILGLDALKLLKDKNFAIFFVSAILICIPLAFYYQNANLFLSNIGVEEPTGKMAIGQVSEALFLLMIPVFFKRFGFKATILVGMIAWAVRYALFAYGNAGELSFMLIIGIALHGVCYDFFFVSGQIYTNSRAGEKYKSAAQGLITLATYGVGMLIGFKVAGMITDSYKLVDGSVDWKMVWIIPAGIALVVFLLFTLFFNEKRKRVVDTQFNEV
- a CDS encoding hydroxypyruvate isomerase family protein, with protein sequence MATGQSRRNALKTMITGSAILGLSSAMPSYAAERESDNAPIKSNAPLKGNVNHSVCRWCFSDIELDELCIAVKGMGLKAIDLVGPAEWPVLKKHGLYSSMCNGAEINLTDGWNDKTFHPKLIENYAKMIPLVAEAGYKNLICFSGSRRGKTDEEGWNNCVEGLKQVIGLAEKHNVVLVMELLNSKVDHKDYQCDHTAWGAELAKRLGSENFKLLYDIYHMQIDEGDVIHNIRTYHPYIAHYHTAGVPGRNEIDDTQELFYPAIIKAILATGFKGYIAQEFIPKQKDKLQSLRNAVKICDL
- a CDS encoding sugar phosphate isomerase/epimerase family protein, coding for MNSRRNFIKQAGLAAAGAVVLPSLTFAAAPAKVVGLQLYSLRAQLPADVAGTIAKVAKAGYKEVETYGYSLKDKYWGLDPKAFKTLLSNNGLTAPSGHYGMDHFISTGNADELKSYIEAANTIGSSYIVVPYLGDNLRKTEDDWKKVAARLNEASAICKASGLGLGYHNHNFEFVKYGETTGYDILLKETDPKAVKFEMDLYWVVRSGNDPIKLFTDHPGRFPMWHVKDMDKVDNTINTEVGSGKIDFKAIYKGAKLAGLKHLIVEQENYSIDPYVSIKQSADYVKKSIL
- a CDS encoding aspartate-semialdehyde dehydrogenase: MKIAVVGATGLVGTVMLKVLEERNFPLTELIPVASEKSVGKEITFKGKKFKVVNMETAIAMKPDVALFSAGGSTSLKYAPLFAEAGTTVIDNSSAWRMDPSKKLIVPEVNGHELSIDDKIIANPNCSTIQMVVALKPLHDKYRIKRVVVSTYQSVTGTGVKAVEQMMNERKGILDGPMAYPHQIDLNVIPQIDVFEENGYTKEEMKMIKETRKIMGDDSIRVTATTVRIPVMGGHSESVNIEFESDFDVAEIRSILEKTEGIIVVDDIANLKYPMPKDAHEKDEVFVGRIRRDESLPNTVNMWIVADNLRKGAATNTVQIAEFLLRKELI
- the dacB gene encoding D-alanyl-D-alanine carboxypeptidase/D-alanyl-D-alanine-endopeptidase; translated protein: MLKKSIVFLFVLSHSFSFAQSPVQKLTQSFNTLSEDKQAKYAIASICVLDAKTGKQLYAKNENIGLATASTLKTITSATAFSILGKDFHYQTTLGYSGSISADGTLKGDLMITGGGDPTLGSPRYATSKESIVLAQWVAAIKAAGIKKVEGKVIGDDGVWGTQSAPDGWIWQDLGNYYGAGTSALSWRENQFDIKLRPGNPVSVLKTVPEMPYLTIVNELKPGMAGSGDHAYAYLPPLSNIAYLRGTWATDIQKQGIAAALPDPAYEAAFRLKDTLAKAGIQVTEAPVTSRQLSAAKLPLPAIKQNLSTITSPALPEIVYWLNKKSINLYAEHLLRTIAWKSGVAATTSNGAAAEVKFWAAKGFDKNALNIIDGSGLSPATRVTTSAMANILFQVQQENWFPDFYKSLPEYNGMKLKSGTINDVSAFAGYYTADNGSKYVVVININNYSGSGINSKLFKVLDALK